The Sphingomonas sp. So64.6b genome includes a region encoding these proteins:
- a CDS encoding LacI family DNA-binding transcriptional regulator, with translation MTTKDNFATDLNMARGEKRSTIIDVAKLAHVSPKSVSRVFNDEPHISPALRKKVLHAAKELNYHPNVLAQGLVRRQSYLIGLIYEKPSPSYVVELQRGALERLHGERYRLIVLPVESVMDRPREVVSLVRSAALDGVILAPPASDHPDIIEGLSNAGIPFARIAPQSQLEIGLSTAMDDVAAAREMAEYVIGLGHRTIAIIVGDPTHAASAQRLIGYHQAFDANGVPRLPELVETGDFSFESGYEATKRLLSRKLRPTGILAQNDDMAVGAMSAARELGFDVPADLTVVGFDDSEIARMIWPRLTTVRQPIVEMAKTAADMLLRDLAGEDPGPMVIHAHQLIERLTAAPPPA, from the coding sequence TTGACAACGAAGGACAATTTCGCCACCGACCTGAACATGGCGCGTGGCGAGAAACGTTCAACGATTATCGACGTCGCCAAGCTGGCGCATGTGTCGCCCAAAAGCGTATCGCGCGTCTTCAATGATGAGCCGCACATTTCGCCGGCGCTGCGTAAAAAGGTGCTCCATGCAGCCAAGGAGCTCAATTATCACCCCAATGTTCTCGCTCAAGGCCTGGTTCGGCGCCAATCATACCTTATTGGTTTGATCTATGAAAAACCGAGTCCGAGCTATGTGGTGGAACTACAGCGGGGCGCGCTCGAACGATTGCATGGCGAACGTTACCGTCTGATCGTTCTCCCGGTTGAATCCGTCATGGATCGCCCGCGCGAAGTGGTTAGCCTGGTACGATCAGCGGCGCTTGACGGTGTCATCCTCGCGCCGCCGGCGTCGGACCACCCTGATATTATCGAAGGCCTTTCCAACGCGGGTATTCCATTCGCGCGAATTGCTCCGCAGTCGCAGCTTGAAATCGGGTTGTCGACGGCGATGGACGATGTCGCGGCGGCTCGCGAGATGGCCGAATATGTCATCGGCCTCGGCCACCGGACAATCGCTATTATCGTCGGCGATCCCACCCATGCCGCGAGCGCTCAGCGCCTGATCGGTTATCATCAGGCATTCGACGCCAATGGCGTACCACGGCTTCCGGAGCTGGTCGAAACCGGCGATTTCAGCTTTGAATCGGGATATGAGGCAACCAAGCGTCTCCTGTCACGCAAGCTGCGCCCGACCGGCATCTTAGCGCAGAATGACGACATGGCGGTCGGCGCCATGTCGGCAGCGCGCGAGCTTGGATTTGATGTTCCGGCCGATCTGACTGTCGTCGGCTTCGACGATTCCGAAATCGCTCGCATGATATGGCCGCGCCTGACGACGGTCCGGCAACCGATCGTGGAAATGGCCAAGACGGCCGCTGACATGCTGTTGCGCGACCTGGCAGGCGAAGACCCGGGCCCAATGGTCATTCATGCGCACCAACTCATCGAGCGACTGACGGCTGCGCCGCCACCGGCCTAA
- a CDS encoding SWIB/MDM2 domain-containing protein, whose product MATTPTKTGGIHAPVQPSPELGAIVGNDKLPRSQVISKVWEYIKANNLQNPANKREILADEKLKKVFGRDKCTMFEMNKYIAQHVKA is encoded by the coding sequence ATGGCGACGACCCCCACCAAGACCGGCGGCATCCATGCACCGGTGCAGCCCTCGCCCGAGCTCGGCGCGATCGTCGGCAACGACAAGCTGCCCCGCAGCCAGGTGATCAGCAAGGTCTGGGAATACATCAAGGCGAACAACCTCCAGAACCCTGCCAACAAGCGCGAGATTCTGGCCGACGAAAAGCTGAAGAAGGTTTTTGGTCGCGACAAGTGCACGATGTTCGAAATGAACAAGTACATCGCGCAGCACGTCAAGGCGTGA